Proteins encoded together in one Juglans regia cultivar Chandler chromosome 9, Walnut 2.0, whole genome shotgun sequence window:
- the LOC109014876 gene encoding 5-amino-6-(5-phospho-D-ribitylamino)uracil phosphatase, chloroplastic-like, protein MVDSIATTSFLGYRPFCRGTFAKDVSCKRRSADNCRLRVVEFHGRRIVASPTLLRLKADPLAISSIKALAMELTKEASSYQEERIPKDWNYEIDTAFDRKPGLWPPENKADNRSLQNPLLRQERMGCGWLGAIFEWEGVLIEDNPDLEKQAWLALSQEEGKSPPPAFILRRMEGMKNEQAISEVLCWSRDPAQLRRMAARKEEIYQALQGGIYRLRAGSREFVNILMHYKIPMALVSTRPRKTLETAIGTIGIEGYFNVIVAAEDVHRGKPDPEMYMYAAQLLQFIPERCIVFGNSNQTVEAAHDAKMKCIAVASKHPVYELGAADLVVRHLDELSVVDLKNLADIESAEFGSGEPELELEEEDDDTRSSTLAAVDDSFW, encoded by the coding sequence ATGGTCGATTCAATTGCCACTACATCTTTTCTTGGGTATCGGCCGTTCTGTCGAGGTACTTTTGCCAAGGATGTATCGTGCAAACGGAGATCTGCGGATAACTGTCGGCTTCGGGTTGTTGAATTTCATGGTAGAAGGATTGTTGCTTCACCTACTTTGCTGAGATTGAAAGCTGATCCGTTGGCAATTTCGTCAATTAAGGCCCTAGCAATGGAGCTGACAAAAGAGGCGTCTTCATATCAAGAAGAAAGAATTCCTAAGGATTGGAATTATGAGATTGATACTGCCTTCGATAGGAAACCTGGTTTGTGGCCACCCGAGAATAAAGCAGACAACCGTTCACTACAGAATCCCTTGCTTAGACAAGAAAGGATGGGTTGTGGTTGGTTAGGTGCCATATTTGAATGGGAAGGAGTTCTAATTGAAGATAATCCTGATCTTGAGAAGCAAGCCTGGCTTGCTCTTTCTCAAGAAGAAGGAAAATCTCCTCCCCCAGCCTTCATTCTTAGAAGAATGGAAGGGATGAAGAATGAGCAGGCAATATCTGAAGTTCTGTGCTGGTCAAGAGACCCAGCACAGTTGAGAAGAATGGCTGCTAGGAAAGAAGAAATTTACCAAGCTTTACAAGGAGGAATTTATAGACTAAGAGCTGGGTCAAGAGAGTTTGTGAATATCTTGATGCATTACAAGATACCTATGGCATTGGTTTCTACTCGCCCAAGAAAAACTCTTGAGACTGCAATAGGAACAATTGGTATAGAAGGTTACTTTAATGTGATTGTAGCGGCAGAGGATGTTCACAGGGGGAAGCCTGATCCAGAGATGTATATGTATGCAGCACAGCTTCTTCAATTTATTCCTGAGCGATGCATTGTGTTTGGCAACTCAAATCAGACAGTAGAGGCTGCCCATGATGCGAAGATGAAGTGTATTGCTGTTGCTAGCAAGCATCCGGTCTACGAGCTTGGGGCTGCTGACTTGGTGGTGAGGCACTTAGATGAGCTTTCAGTGGTTGATTTGAAGAATCTAGCAGATATTGAATCTGCTGAATTTGGGTCTGGAGAGCCGGAGCTTGagctggaggaagaagatgatgacaCCCGCTCATCAACCTTGGCAGCAGTTGATGATAGTTTCTGGTAA